One stretch of Nocardia mangyaensis DNA includes these proteins:
- a CDS encoding DUF397 domain-containing protein, with protein MNSKRDIDTSGATWLRAGTAGEGSVEVAMLAEGNVALRDGKNPDGPVLIFTPSEWSAFTAGVHDGEFDRP; from the coding sequence GTGAACAGCAAGCGCGATATCGACACCTCGGGCGCCACCTGGTTGCGCGCGGGCACGGCGGGGGAGGGCAGCGTGGAAGTGGCCATGCTGGCGGAGGGAAATGTCGCCCTACGTGACGGCAAGAATCCCGACGGGCCGGTACTGATCTTCACCCCGAGCGAATGGTCGGCGTTCACCGCCGGTGTTCACGACGGTGAGTTCGACCGGCCCTGA
- a CDS encoding fumarate reductase/succinate dehydrogenase flavoprotein subunit translates to MPEVEQHDYDVVVIGAGGAGLRAVIEAREQGLSVAVVCKSLFGKAHTVMAEGGCAASMGNANDKDNWQTHFKDTMRGGKFLNNWRMAELHAREAPDRVWELETYGALFDRTADGRISQRNFGGHTYPRLAHVGDRTGLELIRTMQQKIVSLQQEDYAETGDYEARIKVFAECTITELFTDAGASGQGPEEAAGVTTQGPRSHRDGHGRIAGAFGYWRESGGFILFRTPAIVLATGGIGKSYTVTSNSWEYTGDGHALALRAGATLINMEFLQFHPTGMVWPPSVKGILVTEGVRGDGGVLKNSEGKRFMFDYIPPVFKGQYAETEEEADQWLRDNDSARRTPDLLPRDEVARAINEEVKAGRGTEHGGVFLDIASRMPADEIVRRLPSMHHQFKELADVDITAEPMEVGPTCHYVMGGIEVDPDTGAARTPGLFAAGECSGGMHGSNRLGGNSLSDLLVFGRRAGLGASAYVKQLTDKPLPTDADVAAAATTALAPFDSSSSADGENPYTLHAELQQTMNDLVGIIRKEHEVRAAIEKLAQLRERYARVAVAGKRPFNPGWHLAIDLANMLLVSECVAQAALLRTESRGGHTRDDHPGMNPDWRNTLLVCALDPATTDAPVPGVTVTPADQTPMREDLLALFELGELEKYYTEQELAEHPAAGSAEGKA, encoded by the coding sequence ATGCCGGAAGTGGAACAGCACGACTACGACGTCGTGGTGATCGGGGCGGGCGGCGCGGGCCTTCGCGCGGTGATCGAGGCGCGTGAGCAGGGACTCTCGGTGGCAGTGGTGTGCAAGTCGCTGTTCGGCAAGGCGCACACCGTGATGGCCGAGGGCGGCTGCGCGGCCTCGATGGGCAATGCCAACGACAAGGACAACTGGCAGACCCATTTCAAGGACACCATGCGCGGGGGCAAGTTCCTCAACAACTGGCGGATGGCCGAATTGCACGCCCGCGAAGCGCCCGACCGGGTGTGGGAGCTGGAAACCTATGGGGCGCTGTTCGATCGGACCGCCGACGGGCGGATCAGCCAGCGCAATTTCGGCGGACACACCTATCCGCGCCTTGCCCACGTGGGCGACCGCACCGGCCTGGAACTGATCCGCACCATGCAGCAGAAGATCGTCTCGCTGCAGCAAGAGGACTACGCGGAGACCGGTGATTACGAGGCCAGGATCAAGGTCTTCGCCGAATGCACCATCACCGAATTGTTCACCGACGCCGGCGCGAGCGGTCAGGGCCCGGAGGAGGCAGCGGGCGTCACCACGCAGGGCCCCCGCTCGCACCGAGACGGGCACGGCCGAATCGCGGGGGCGTTCGGGTATTGGCGCGAATCAGGCGGATTCATTCTGTTCCGCACCCCGGCGATCGTGCTGGCCACCGGCGGCATCGGCAAGTCCTACACGGTGACCTCGAACTCCTGGGAGTACACCGGCGACGGCCACGCACTGGCCCTGCGCGCGGGCGCGACGCTGATCAACATGGAGTTCCTGCAGTTCCACCCCACCGGCATGGTCTGGCCGCCGAGCGTGAAGGGCATCCTGGTCACCGAGGGCGTGCGCGGTGACGGCGGGGTGCTGAAGAACTCCGAGGGCAAGCGGTTCATGTTCGACTACATCCCGCCGGTGTTCAAGGGCCAGTACGCCGAAACCGAGGAGGAAGCCGATCAGTGGCTGCGCGACAACGATTCCGCGCGCCGCACCCCCGATCTGCTCCCCCGCGACGAGGTGGCCCGCGCGATCAACGAGGAGGTCAAGGCGGGCCGCGGCACCGAGCACGGTGGCGTGTTCCTCGACATCGCCTCCCGCATGCCCGCCGACGAGATCGTGCGCAGGCTGCCCTCGATGCATCACCAGTTCAAGGAACTGGCCGACGTCGACATCACCGCGGAGCCGATGGAAGTGGGCCCGACCTGCCACTACGTGATGGGCGGTATCGAGGTCGACCCCGATACCGGCGCGGCCCGCACCCCCGGATTGTTCGCCGCCGGTGAGTGTTCCGGTGGGATGCACGGTTCCAACCGGCTCGGTGGCAATTCCTTGTCGGACCTGCTGGTGTTCGGTCGACGAGCCGGACTCGGCGCCTCGGCCTACGTCAAACAACTCACCGACAAACCCCTGCCCACCGATGCCGACGTCGCGGCTGCGGCGACAACCGCACTGGCGCCGTTCGATTCGTCTTCCTCGGCTGACGGCGAGAACCCCTACACCCTGCACGCCGAGTTGCAGCAGACGATGAACGACCTGGTCGGCATCATCCGCAAGGAACACGAGGTGCGTGCGGCCATCGAGAAGCTGGCCCAATTGCGCGAACGCTACGCCCGGGTCGCCGTGGCCGGGAAGCGTCCGTTCAACCCCGGCTGGCACCTCGCGATCGACCTGGCGAACATGCTGCTGGTCAGCGAATGTGTCGCTCAGGCAGCGCTGTTGCGCACCGAGAGCAGAGGCGGACACACCCGCGACGACCACCCCGGTATGAACCCGGACTGGCGCAACACCCTGCTGGTGTGCGCGCTGGATCCGGCCACCACTGATGCGCCGGTGCCCGGAGTCACCGTGACCCCGGCCGATCAGACGCCGATGCGCGAGGACCTGCTCGCCCTGTTCGAACTGGGCGAGCTCGAGAAGTACTACACCGAGCAGGAATTGGCCGAGCATCCGGCGGCCGGCTCGGCCGAGGGAAAGGCGTAG
- a CDS encoding alpha/beta fold hydrolase yields MSENFADLDGRRATVVADDGVPIAVRSFGSVDAPLTVVFVHGHCLHTESWSFLRDHLLRSWDTDARMVFYDHRGHGESGHAHHDTYTIDQLATDLDAVLRAVAPIGTIVLVGHSMGAMVLLAYARLFPATIGHRVAGIGLIAGAAGGIAEVGLGRLLNRRAVASLQRAVVRAPRAMQASKRFSRWIFGPLLREAGAGTRRVNPRIVAIATAVLNETPLLTVSGFLDSLLDFDEAHTLGKLGDLPALVLAGSADLMVPFTHSVVLASQLAGAELVRIEGAGHSVILERAEEVAHSITALVDRAGASVRGRYAVAG; encoded by the coding sequence ATGTCGGAGAACTTCGCGGACCTCGACGGACGCCGTGCCACAGTCGTCGCCGATGACGGCGTGCCGATCGCGGTCCGCAGCTTCGGTTCCGTCGACGCGCCGCTGACCGTCGTCTTCGTCCACGGCCACTGCCTGCACACCGAGTCGTGGTCGTTCCTGCGTGATCACCTACTGCGGAGCTGGGACACCGACGCCAGGATGGTCTTCTACGACCACCGCGGCCACGGCGAATCCGGGCACGCCCACCACGACACCTACACCATCGACCAGCTCGCCACCGATCTCGACGCGGTACTGCGCGCGGTCGCGCCGATCGGGACGATCGTCCTGGTCGGGCACTCGATGGGCGCGATGGTGCTGCTGGCCTACGCCCGGCTGTTCCCGGCGACGATCGGGCACCGGGTGGCCGGGATCGGGCTCATCGCAGGCGCGGCGGGCGGGATCGCCGAGGTCGGCCTCGGCCGACTGCTCAACCGGCGCGCCGTCGCCTCGCTGCAACGCGCCGTCGTCCGGGCACCGCGGGCGATGCAGGCGTCGAAGCGGTTCTCCCGGTGGATCTTCGGGCCGCTACTCCGCGAGGCCGGCGCGGGCACCCGGCGGGTGAATCCTCGGATCGTCGCCATCGCCACCGCGGTACTCAACGAGACACCGCTGCTGACCGTCTCCGGCTTCCTCGATTCGCTGCTCGACTTCGACGAAGCGCACACCCTTGGCAAGCTCGGCGATCTGCCCGCGCTGGTGCTGGCCGGCTCGGCCGATCTCATGGTGCCGTTCACGCACTCGGTGGTGCTGGCCTCCCAGCTCGCCGGTGCCGAGCTGGTGCGGATCGAAGGCGCGGGGCACAGCGTGATCCTCGAGCGGGCGGAGGAAGTCGCCCATTCGATCACCGCGCTGGTCGATCGGGCGGGTGCGAGCGTGCGCGGGCGGTACGCGGTCGCGGGCTGA
- a CDS encoding DUF397 domain-containing protein, whose product MSFDLDDAHWFKSTRSGAGKDCVEVAFLFGGRVGVRDSKNPAGPALVFDGASWDAFTQGVDSGAFACALADR is encoded by the coding sequence ATGAGTTTCGATCTCGACGACGCACACTGGTTCAAGAGCACGCGCAGCGGTGCGGGCAAGGACTGCGTCGAAGTCGCCTTCCTGTTCGGCGGGCGGGTCGGGGTGCGTGACAGCAAGAACCCCGCCGGTCCCGCGCTGGTCTTCGACGGTGCCAGCTGGGACGCGTTCACCCAGGGCGTCGACAGTGGCGCCTTCGCCTGCGCGCTGGCCGACCGGTGA
- a CDS encoding succinate dehydrogenase/fumarate reductase iron-sulfur subunit, producing the protein MGYDARFRVWRGDLDGGGLQDYTVAVNEGEVVLDIIHRLQATQTPDLAVRWNCKAGKCGSCSAEVNGRPRLLCMTRMSTFTPDEVITVTPMRTFPIIKDLVTDVSFNYEKAREIPSFTPPPGLAPGDYRMKQVDVERSQEFRKCIECFLCQDTCHVVRDHEENKQAFSGPRYLMRITELEMHPLDTADRREMAQNEAGLGYCNITKCCTEVCPEHIKITDNALIPLKERVVDRKYDPIVWLGNKLFRR; encoded by the coding sequence ATGGGATATGACGCCCGGTTCCGGGTCTGGCGTGGCGATCTCGACGGCGGTGGCCTGCAGGACTACACGGTCGCGGTCAACGAGGGCGAAGTGGTGCTCGACATCATCCATCGTCTGCAAGCCACCCAGACTCCCGATCTGGCGGTGCGCTGGAATTGCAAAGCGGGCAAATGTGGTTCGTGTTCGGCGGAGGTGAACGGGCGCCCGCGATTGCTGTGCATGACGCGGATGTCGACGTTCACCCCCGACGAGGTGATCACCGTGACTCCGATGCGCACCTTCCCGATCATCAAGGATCTGGTCACCGACGTCTCGTTCAACTACGAAAAGGCCAGGGAGATACCGTCGTTCACCCCACCGCCGGGGTTGGCACCCGGTGACTACCGGATGAAGCAGGTGGATGTGGAACGCTCCCAGGAGTTCCGCAAGTGCATCGAGTGCTTCCTGTGCCAGGACACCTGCCATGTGGTCCGTGATCACGAGGAGAACAAGCAGGCCTTCTCCGGACCGCGGTATCTGATGCGCATCACCGAGCTGGAGATGCATCCACTCGACACCGCCGACCGGCGCGAAATGGCCCAGAACGAGGCGGGTCTGGGCTATTGCAATATCACCAAGTGCTGCACCGAGGTGTGCCCAGAACACATCAAGATCACCGACAACGCCCTGATCCCGTTGAAGGAGCGAGTCGTGGATCGCAAGTACGATCCGATCGTCTGGCTGGGCAACAAGCTGTTCCGACGGTAG
- a CDS encoding acetyl-CoA acetyltransferase — protein MRRAAIVAPVRTPSGVEGGALSGMPAEWLATTVLSAVIERSGIDPLRIEDVAMACTDGGLSDVPAIGALAARGAGLPFSVPGFLTDRHGGSGLQAVITAAMMVQTGAADVVVAGGVECATTPARLPGGTAGLRNAELLARYYGIDRGAADEFAVASHRKAARAWRQGAFGAEVVPVGVGGGSAAHQIRRDEGVRDDLSTHTLAGLRPLLADGVVTIGNMSSHRLGASACLVVAEDRLTELGLTPMAFLAGWAAAGCDSEGPALGAAPAVAKLLGRTGCSLDEIDLLEINEGYAVEVLALATEWELDPLGRLNVNGSDIALGHPVGATGLRIMTTMLHELGRTGGRFGLEAIALGHDHGIAALFESAEQAEPVELPRGARFHGSRTRRLGKHRA, from the coding sequence ATGAGAAGAGCCGCGATCGTGGCACCCGTCCGCACGCCCAGTGGCGTGGAGGGTGGCGCACTATCGGGTATGCCCGCCGAATGGCTGGCGACCACGGTCCTGTCGGCCGTGATCGAGCGCTCGGGCATCGACCCTCTACGGATCGAAGACGTCGCGATGGCCTGCACCGACGGTGGGCTCTCCGATGTTCCCGCGATCGGCGCGCTGGCCGCACGCGGCGCGGGCCTGCCCTTCTCGGTGCCCGGCTTTCTCACCGACCGGCACGGCGGCAGCGGCCTGCAGGCGGTGATCACCGCGGCCATGATGGTGCAGACCGGGGCCGCCGATGTGGTCGTCGCCGGCGGCGTCGAATGCGCTACGACTCCGGCCAGGCTACCCGGCGGCACGGCCGGACTGCGCAATGCCGAACTGCTCGCGCGCTACTACGGCATCGACCGCGGCGCGGCCGACGAATTCGCCGTCGCCAGTCATCGCAAGGCCGCGCGGGCCTGGCGGCAGGGCGCCTTCGGCGCGGAGGTGGTGCCGGTCGGCGTGGGCGGCGGATCCGCCGCCCACCAGATCCGCCGCGACGAGGGTGTGCGCGACGACCTGTCGACCCACACTCTGGCCGGGCTGCGGCCGCTGCTCGCCGACGGCGTGGTGACCATCGGCAACATGAGTTCGCATCGCCTCGGCGCCTCGGCCTGCCTGGTCGTCGCCGAGGACCGCCTCACCGAGCTCGGGCTCACGCCGATGGCCTTCCTGGCCGGCTGGGCGGCCGCCGGCTGTGACAGTGAGGGGCCCGCGCTCGGGGCCGCCCCCGCGGTGGCCAAGCTGCTCGGCCGCACCGGCTGCTCGCTCGACGAGATCGACCTGCTCGAGATCAACGAGGGCTACGCCGTGGAGGTCCTCGCACTCGCCACCGAGTGGGAACTCGACCCGCTGGGCAGGCTCAACGTGAACGGCTCCGACATCGCCCTAGGCCACCCGGTCGGCGCCACCGGCCTGCGCATCATGACCACCATGCTGCACGAACTCGGCCGCACCGGCGGCCGCTTCGGCCTGGAGGCCATCGCCCTCGGTCACGACCACGGCATCGCCGCCCTGTTCGAGTCGGCCGAACAAGCCGAACCGGTGGAGCTACCCCGCGGCGCCCGCTTCCACGGCTCCCGCACCCGCCGCCTGGGCAAACACCGCGCCTGA
- a CDS encoding helix-turn-helix domain-containing protein produces the protein MPTNASTGTGGLSAGVSSTLPRRQLGRYLRDWRTQAGLTIAEAAKLMEWGASTLQRLEKGQADRIRTIDIHELCRIYGIPDPLAEGLTGLAQQAAVKSWWHAYGDLIPENFDIYVGLEASARRLRAYQSELVLGLLQTAEYARALNHLGYPKDSVDELDRRVALRLQRQALITRKHSPAEIDVVLHESVLHRIVGDAKVMAAQLRHLADTSTRSNVTLRILPFAAGVPLGVSTGPFTVLEFGTDSKGQPVEPPVVYAEGFTGDLYLERRADVRRYDRAHECLQRHALDIQPSRDLLRRVAKEYVA, from the coding sequence GTGCCGACGAACGCATCAACCGGAACCGGCGGACTATCGGCGGGCGTCTCCTCGACGCTGCCACGCCGGCAGCTGGGACGCTACCTGCGCGACTGGCGCACTCAGGCCGGGCTCACCATCGCCGAGGCCGCCAAACTCATGGAATGGGGCGCCAGCACACTGCAGCGGCTGGAAAAGGGTCAGGCCGACCGCATTCGGACGATCGACATCCACGAACTGTGCCGGATCTACGGCATTCCCGACCCGCTCGCCGAGGGCCTGACCGGCCTCGCGCAGCAGGCCGCGGTCAAGAGCTGGTGGCACGCCTACGGCGATCTGATTCCCGAGAACTTCGATATCTATGTGGGTTTGGAGGCATCGGCACGGCGATTGCGGGCCTATCAGTCCGAATTGGTCCTGGGCTTGTTGCAGACCGCCGAATACGCGCGAGCGCTGAATCATCTTGGCTATCCCAAGGATTCGGTAGACGAACTGGATCGACGCGTCGCACTGCGTTTGCAACGGCAAGCATTGATCACCCGCAAGCATTCACCCGCCGAGATCGATGTGGTTCTGCACGAATCGGTATTGCATCGCATCGTCGGTGATGCAAAGGTGATGGCTGCGCAGTTGCGCCACCTTGCCGACACGAGTACCCGAAGCAATGTGACACTGCGTATCCTGCCGTTTGCCGCCGGTGTTCCACTCGGAGTCTCCACCGGACCTTTCACGGTTCTCGAGTTCGGTACCGACAGCAAGGGGCAACCGGTCGAACCACCGGTGGTGTACGCCGAAGGCTTCACCGGCGATCTCTACCTGGAACGACGCGCAGATGTCAGGCGGTACGACCGGGCTCACGAGTGCCTCCAGCGCCATGCGCTGGACATCCAACCGAGTAGAGACCTGCTGCGGCGGGTCGCGAAGGAGTATGTGGCATGA